The following proteins come from a genomic window of Misgurnus anguillicaudatus chromosome 10, ASM2758022v2, whole genome shotgun sequence:
- the LOC141348937 gene encoding C-C chemokine receptor type 5-like, which yields MTENLTLPDIMNNSGYDDYENYPGSDNFAPSYNGNTKAFSEVFLPTFYSIVFIIGFIGNGLVVWVLIRYRQNFNMTDVCLLNLAIADLLFLVSLPFWAHSAISDWIFGKFMCHTVTGLYTLGLYGSIFFMVLMTVDRYVFIVHPNSIFSKNHSAKMGLVLASFVWILSMFASLPNIIIAHESKEMNNSTYCGSHYSSDALKTFIYFKINVLSLFLPLIIMGYCYARIIPTLINLKSQNQHKIIRLILAVVAVYFLFWTPYNITIFLLFMQTQGYMQSHEWQNSLSLTMQWVETIAYSHCCLNPIIYGLVGEKFRREVIKVLKEQFPMCFRQCSSFSQQLSENRTSPFSRSNE from the exons ATGACCGAGAACTTAACATTACCCG aCATTATGAATAATTCAGGCTACGATGATTACGAGAACTATCCAGGCAGCGATAATTTTGCTCCAAGCTACAACGGCAACACGAAGGCCTTCAGTGAAGTTTTTCTTCCGACTTTCTATAGCATAGTCTTCATCATTGGCTTCATCGGGAATGGCCTGGTAGTGTGGGTCCTCATCAGATACCGCCAGAACTTCAATATGACAGACGTGTGCCTCTTAAACCTCGCCATCGCTGACCTGCTCTTTCTTGTGTCACTTCCCTTCTGGGCTCATTCGGCAATTTCTGACTGGATCTTTGGTAAATTCATGTGTCATACCGTAACGGGCCTTTACACGCTGGGTCTCTACGGCAGTATCTTCTTCATGGTGCTTATGACAGTGGATCGCTATGTCTTCATCGTCCACCCCAACAGTATCTTTTCCAAGAACCACTCTGCCAAAATGGGTTTGGTTTTGGCTTCATTTGTGTGGATCCTCAGCATGTTTGCATCTCTCCCAAATATTATAATTGCCCATGAGTCCAAAGAGATGAATAATTCAACATATTGCGGATCACACTACTCAAGTGATGCCTTGAAgacttttatttactttaagATAAACGTCTTGAGTCTGTTTCTTCCTCTGATTATAATGGGGTATTGTTACGCACGGATCATCCCAACTCTGATAAACCTCAAatcacaaaatcaacacaaaatcaTCAGACTCATTCTGGCTGTGGTGGCTGTTTATTTCCTCTTTTGGACACCATACAACATTACCATATTCCTTCTCTTCATGCAGACACAAGGCTACATGCAGTCACACGAGTGGCAAAACAGTTTGAGTCTGACCATGCAATGGGTGGAGACTATCGCCTACAGTCACTGTTGCCTCAATCCCATCATCTACGGCTTGGTTGGAGAGAAGTTCAGAAGAGAAGTCATAAAGGTGTTAAAGGAGCAGTTTCCCATGTGCTTCAGACAATGCTCATCTTTCTCACAACAGTTATCTGAGAACAGAACCTCTCCGTTCTCAAGATCAAATGAATAG